The following are encoded together in the bacterium genome:
- a CDS encoding MgtC/SapB family protein: MIAEEQIILRLAVAASLGALVGADRERRERAAGLRTHALVGVGACLFMLVSSFGFGDVVGENGVTLDPSRVAAQVVSGIGFLGAGAIIVRRDSVRGLTTAASVWVSAAVGLAIGGGLFIAGGATTALTLLVLAALKPIERWFFKRPLMLAVVVGPDMPSVATLRAAAEDTGLAVEQVDVRPGRGGHTQVRMSLGQRTPERDTAVVDRLRALPGVRRVKLRSS, encoded by the coding sequence GTGATCGCGGAGGAGCAGATCATCCTCCGGCTCGCCGTCGCGGCATCGCTCGGGGCGCTCGTCGGCGCCGACCGCGAGCGGCGCGAGCGGGCTGCCGGCCTGCGGACCCATGCGCTGGTCGGTGTCGGCGCTTGCTTGTTCATGCTGGTGTCGTCGTTCGGCTTCGGCGACGTCGTCGGTGAGAACGGCGTCACGCTCGATCCGTCGCGCGTCGCGGCCCAGGTCGTGAGCGGTATCGGCTTCCTCGGCGCGGGCGCGATCATCGTCCGCCGTGACAGCGTGCGCGGTCTCACCACCGCGGCGAGCGTGTGGGTCTCCGCCGCCGTCGGACTGGCGATCGGCGGCGGCCTCTTCATCGCCGGGGGGGCGACCACCGCGCTCACGCTGCTGGTCCTGGCGGCGCTCAAGCCCATCGAGCGCTGGTTCTTCAAGCGACCACTGATGCTGGCGGTCGTCGTCGGTCCGGACATGCCATCGGTCGCGACGCTGCGCGCCGCCGCGGAGGACACGGGGCTCGCGGTCGAGCAGGTCGACGTCCGCCCGGGCCGCGGGGGGCACACGCAGGTGCGGATGAGCCTCGGCCAGCGTACTCCGGAGCGTGACACGGCGGTCGTCGATCGGCTCCGCGCGCTGCCCGGGGTGCGCCGTGTGAAGCTGCGCTCTTCGTGA
- a CDS encoding lipase chaperone — translation MRRGGLVLLALLALAGWLVVRDAPPAGEVAGDAEVEPEAGGTKPSPRAARAPSPTPPGKRPASLRGTRPDGKLELDAQGRFRPSPLARLYFDYWLSVAGEEPAAHTRRRIVNGIWRRLPPAAAAEAEAFLDRYLAYRAKARDLRLPDGTDPAALEARLAAVQALRVEVFGAGDAAATFGDEEARDRAALARRRALDDPTLDPAARAEALAAADALLPEDARAAHDAATLPSRLEAVEKAIRAVGGDAQALRRAREELVGREAASRLAALDQERAAWDGRLAAFRAARAAIMGERGRPVAEREAMVAALLEESFSEGERVRVEALDRVAAGR, via the coding sequence GTGAGACGCGGCGGCCTCGTCCTCCTGGCCCTGCTCGCGCTGGCGGGCTGGCTCGTCGTGCGCGACGCGCCGCCCGCCGGCGAGGTGGCCGGCGACGCCGAGGTCGAGCCGGAGGCGGGCGGTACGAAGCCGTCGCCGCGGGCGGCGCGCGCGCCGTCCCCGACGCCGCCCGGGAAGCGGCCCGCGTCGCTGCGCGGGACACGGCCCGACGGCAAGCTCGAGCTCGACGCGCAGGGCCGCTTCCGGCCGTCGCCGCTCGCGCGCCTCTACTTCGACTACTGGCTCAGCGTCGCCGGCGAGGAGCCCGCGGCGCACACCCGTCGCCGCATCGTGAACGGCATCTGGCGGCGCCTGCCGCCGGCGGCCGCCGCCGAGGCCGAGGCCTTCCTCGATCGCTACCTCGCCTACCGCGCGAAGGCGCGCGACCTGCGCCTCCCCGACGGCACCGACCCGGCCGCGCTCGAGGCCCGTCTCGCGGCGGTGCAGGCGCTGCGCGTCGAGGTGTTCGGGGCCGGGGACGCGGCGGCGACGTTCGGCGACGAGGAGGCGCGCGATCGCGCCGCGCTGGCGCGCCGGCGGGCGCTCGACGATCCGACCCTGGATCCGGCCGCGCGTGCCGAGGCGTTGGCGGCGGCCGACGCCCTCCTGCCCGAGGACGCGCGCGCCGCCCACGACGCCGCGACCCTGCCGTCGCGCCTCGAGGCCGTCGAGAAGGCGATTCGCGCCGTCGGCGGTGACGCCCAGGCGTTGCGGCGCGCCCGCGAGGAGCTGGTGGGGCGCGAGGCGGCGTCGCGGCTCGCCGCCCTCGACCAGGAGCGCGCCGCGTGGGACGGCCGGCTGGCGGCGTTCCGGGCCGCGCGCGCGGCGATCATGGGGGAGCGCGGCCGCCCCGTCGCCGAGCGCGAGGCGATGGTCGCGGCGCTGCTCGAAGAGTCGTTCAGCGAGGGCGAGCGCGTCCGCGTCGAAGCGCTCGATCGCGTCGCCGCGGGCCGCTAG
- the thiC gene encoding phosphomethylpyrimidine synthase ThiC — MRRVAQREGVSPETIRDEVARGRLVIPANVHHLAGSAGATPAGAAHGYPDAAVGHPGARDEARLWVNQTVAQRLAVIQDPDVLRGERAPKRLDPTGIGRMITTKINANIGASPVSSSTDAEVEKLRWAQQYGADTLMDLSTGGDLGATRQAILDHATIPIGTVPIYSMIVGRRIEDLTYDVILAEIERQARQGVDYFTIHAGVLREHLSLVGPRVCGIVSRGGSLLAKWMIHHGRQNPMFELFDEISAIMREYDVTYSLGDGLRPGCLADASDAAQLAELRTLGELVHRARDKGVQVMVEGPGHVPLDQIGWNMRLQQELCDDAPFYILGPLVTDAFPGYDHMTSAIGATEGARHGAAMLCYVTPKEHVGLPKAEDVKAGCIAYKIAAHAGDVARGVTGARQWDDDMSRARAALNWPKQFELAFDGETARALHDEDLEVDTDFCAMCGHDWCSMRISKEIVAFASGKDRAFQPEKRAARSPGVTAAGRAMLAKRAEVLPVVGGKHACHSDHVPEPERARSVQDATR; from the coding sequence ATGCGCCGGGTGGCGCAGCGCGAGGGCGTCTCGCCGGAGACGATCCGCGACGAGGTCGCCCGCGGGCGGCTCGTCATCCCGGCCAACGTCCACCACCTCGCGGGCTCGGCGGGCGCGACGCCCGCAGGAGCGGCGCACGGCTACCCGGACGCCGCCGTCGGGCACCCGGGCGCGCGCGACGAGGCGCGGCTGTGGGTGAACCAGACGGTGGCGCAGCGCCTGGCCGTCATCCAGGACCCCGACGTGCTGCGCGGGGAGCGCGCTCCGAAGCGGCTCGACCCCACCGGCATCGGGCGCATGATCACCACCAAGATCAACGCCAACATCGGCGCCTCGCCGGTCTCCTCGAGCACCGACGCCGAAGTCGAGAAGCTGCGCTGGGCGCAGCAGTACGGCGCCGACACCCTGATGGACCTCTCGACCGGCGGCGACCTCGGCGCCACCCGGCAGGCGATCCTCGACCATGCGACGATCCCGATCGGCACGGTGCCGATCTACTCGATGATCGTCGGCCGCCGCATCGAGGACCTCACCTACGACGTCATCCTCGCCGAGATCGAGCGCCAGGCGCGCCAGGGCGTCGACTACTTCACGATCCACGCCGGCGTGCTGCGCGAGCATCTCTCGCTGGTCGGCCCGCGCGTCTGCGGCATCGTCTCGCGGGGCGGCTCGCTGCTCGCGAAGTGGATGATCCACCACGGCCGGCAGAACCCCATGTTCGAGCTGTTCGACGAGATCAGCGCGATCATGCGCGAGTACGACGTCACCTACTCGCTCGGCGACGGGCTGCGTCCCGGCTGCCTCGCCGACGCCAGCGACGCCGCGCAGCTCGCGGAGCTGCGCACGCTCGGCGAGCTCGTCCACCGCGCCCGCGACAAGGGCGTGCAGGTGATGGTCGAGGGTCCGGGGCACGTGCCGCTCGACCAGATCGGCTGGAACATGCGCCTCCAGCAGGAGCTGTGCGACGACGCCCCGTTCTACATCCTGGGGCCGCTCGTGACCGACGCCTTCCCGGGCTACGACCACATGACGAGCGCGATCGGCGCCACCGAAGGCGCCCGCCACGGCGCCGCCATGCTCTGCTACGTGACGCCGAAGGAGCACGTCGGCCTGCCGAAGGCCGAAGACGTCAAGGCGGGCTGCATCGCCTACAAGATCGCGGCGCACGCGGGCGACGTCGCGCGCGGGGTCACCGGCGCGCGCCAGTGGGACGACGACATGTCGCGTGCCCGTGCGGCGCTCAACTGGCCGAAGCAGTTCGAGCTCGCCTTCGACGGCGAGACGGCCCGTGCCCTGCACGACGAGGATCTCGAGGTCGACACCGACTTCTGCGCCATGTGCGGCCACGACTGGTGCAGCATGCGCATCTCGAAGGAGATCGTGGCCTTCGCGAGCGGCAAGGACAGGGCCTTCCAGCCCGAGAAGCGAGCCGCCCGCAGCCCGGGCGTCACCGCGGCCGGCCGCGCGATGCTGGCGAAGCGGGCCGAGGTGCTGCCGGTCGTCGGCGGCAAGCACGCCTGCCACTCCGACCACGTGCCGGAGCCGGAGCGCGCCCGGTCGGTGCAGGACGCGACGCGCTGA
- a CDS encoding DUF3300 domain-containing protein encodes MTDYRLRSPAWMRATARAVLLTFSTASLVACGGGASEPPATDATHAQAAPQETATTLPAAPEPPPPPAAAAPPPTLPAQPPQTLGKDELRELVAPVALYPDVVLASLLPATTFPDQVHDAAQYVGQAAQVDAIPQDRGWDGSVTALLQFPDVVRWLDANPAWTDEMGQAVTFQQADVLQAIQDYRHQVANAGNLKTNQYQKVRTVADRDIVIEPARPDVVYVPSYDPVAAVQPQPVIVQESSPGINPWIAFGGGALVGALGAWALYSIFDDDNVRVTNNYYGGRRIRGYDNYYYNRGRRPPGAAWNPRPRPWRRANDDWRRTQRLRYASAQPNRRARALRPPLQATTAQAPTPAQVRKQQRQEAQQLQRQQKQVQQQQRQEQKQAQQTQKQQRQAQQREQRQQKQAAQQQRQQQQRQQKQAAQQQRQQQQRDQRQQKQAAQQQRQAQQREQRQQKQAAQQQRQQAQREQRQQQQQQRQAQRTQQQQQRQENRQQRQEQRQEKKGGGGGGGNKNNKKKSND; translated from the coding sequence ATGACGGACTATCGGCTCCGATCCCCGGCCTGGATGCGTGCCACCGCGCGTGCCGTCCTGCTGACGTTCAGCACGGCGTCGCTGGTCGCGTGCGGCGGCGGCGCGAGCGAGCCTCCCGCGACCGACGCCACGCACGCCCAGGCGGCGCCCCAGGAAACGGCGACGACGCTTCCGGCGGCTCCCGAGCCCCCGCCTCCGCCGGCGGCTGCGGCGCCGCCTCCCACGCTGCCTGCGCAGCCGCCGCAGACGCTCGGCAAGGACGAGCTGCGCGAGCTCGTCGCGCCGGTGGCGCTCTACCCCGACGTCGTGCTCGCGTCCCTGCTCCCGGCGACCACGTTCCCGGATCAGGTGCACGACGCGGCCCAGTACGTCGGGCAGGCGGCGCAGGTCGACGCCATCCCGCAGGATCGCGGCTGGGACGGCAGCGTCACGGCCCTGCTCCAGTTCCCGGACGTCGTGCGCTGGCTCGACGCGAACCCGGCGTGGACCGACGAGATGGGGCAGGCCGTCACCTTCCAGCAGGCGGACGTCCTGCAGGCGATCCAGGACTATCGGCACCAGGTCGCGAACGCGGGCAACCTGAAGACGAACCAGTACCAGAAGGTCCGTACGGTCGCCGATCGCGACATCGTCATCGAGCCGGCGCGGCCGGACGTCGTGTACGTGCCGTCGTACGATCCGGTCGCGGCGGTGCAGCCGCAGCCGGTCATCGTGCAGGAGAGCAGCCCGGGCATCAATCCGTGGATCGCCTTCGGCGGCGGCGCCCTCGTCGGTGCGCTCGGCGCGTGGGCGCTCTACTCGATCTTCGACGACGACAACGTCCGCGTCACCAACAACTACTACGGCGGCCGCCGCATCCGCGGCTACGACAACTACTACTACAACCGGGGCCGGCGCCCGCCGGGCGCGGCATGGAACCCGCGGCCGCGTCCGTGGCGTCGCGCCAACGACGATTGGCGCCGGACGCAGCGTCTCCGCTACGCGTCGGCGCAGCCGAATCGGCGTGCCCGCGCGCTGCGGCCTCCGCTCCAGGCGACGACGGCGCAGGCGCCGACGCCGGCCCAGGTCCGCAAGCAGCAGCGCCAGGAAGCCCAGCAGCTCCAGCGCCAGCAGAAGCAGGTCCAGCAGCAGCAGCGCCAGGAGCAGAAGCAGGCGCAGCAGACGCAGAAGCAGCAACGGCAGGCGCAGCAGCGCGAGCAGCGCCAGCAGAAGCAGGCGGCCCAGCAGCAGCGCCAGCAGCAGCAGCGTCAGCAGAAACAGGCGGCGCAGCAGCAGCGCCAGCAGCAGCAACGCGATCAGCGCCAGCAGAAGCAGGCGGCTCAGCAGCAGCGCCAGGCCCAGCAGCGCGAGCAACGCCAGCAGAAGCAGGCGGCGCAGCAGCAACGCCAGCAAGCGCAGCGCGAGCAACGCCAGCAGCAACAGCAGCAGCGCCAGGCGCAGCGCACGCAGCAACAGCAGCAGCGCCAGGAGAACCGCCAGCAGCGGCAGGAGCAGCGGCAGGAGAAGAAGGGCGGCGGCGGTGGCGGCGGCAACAAGAACAACAAGAAGAAGAGCAACGACTGA
- a CDS encoding triacylglycerol lipase, whose translation MKGRIRFAHLAAVVLGLAVAAPRPAAAWPWDHTQTKYPIVLAHGLGGFDRLFGVYEYWYGIPFALTSGGARVFVTTVSQLNSTEARGEQLLAQVQQIVALTGKPKVHLIGHSHGGLDVRYVAAVRPDLVASVTSVGSPHKGADLADFLRANVRNGSFTESVVAYFANALGTVLGLLTGHTNPQDGVAALDSLTSAGMASFNARYPRGVPTTACGEGAASVGGVRYYSWSGTGILTSALDVSDAAMALISLFYDQANDGLVDRCSSHLGDVIRDDYFHNHLDEVNQVLGLVSIFESNPTTLFRNHANRLKNAGL comes from the coding sequence ATGAAGGGACGCATCCGCTTCGCGCACCTCGCCGCCGTCGTGCTGGGGCTCGCCGTCGCCGCCCCGCGCCCCGCCGCGGCCTGGCCGTGGGATCACACGCAGACGAAGTACCCGATCGTCCTCGCGCATGGGCTCGGCGGCTTCGATCGGCTCTTCGGCGTGTACGAGTACTGGTACGGCATCCCGTTCGCGCTCACCTCGGGCGGCGCCCGCGTCTTCGTCACGACGGTGAGCCAGCTGAACTCGACCGAGGCGCGCGGTGAGCAGCTCCTCGCCCAGGTCCAGCAGATCGTCGCGCTGACCGGCAAGCCCAAGGTGCATCTCATCGGCCACAGCCACGGCGGGCTCGACGTGCGCTACGTGGCGGCGGTGCGGCCCGATCTCGTCGCCTCGGTGACCAGCGTCGGCAGCCCGCACAAGGGCGCCGACCTCGCCGACTTCCTGCGCGCCAACGTCCGCAACGGCTCCTTCACCGAGAGCGTGGTCGCCTACTTCGCGAACGCGCTCGGCACCGTGCTCGGCCTCCTCACCGGGCACACGAACCCGCAGGACGGCGTCGCCGCGCTCGACTCGCTCACCAGCGCGGGGATGGCGAGCTTCAACGCGCGCTACCCGCGCGGCGTGCCGACGACGGCCTGCGGCGAGGGCGCGGCGTCGGTGGGCGGCGTGCGCTACTACTCCTGGTCGGGGACGGGCATCCTCACAAGCGCGCTCGACGTCTCCGACGCGGCGATGGCGCTCATCTCGCTCTTCTACGATCAGGCGAACGACGGCCTCGTCGACCGCTGCAGCTCGCACCTCGGCGACGTCATCCGCGACGACTACTTCCACAACCATCTCGACGAGGTGAACCAGGTGCTGGGGCTGGTCTCGATCTTCGAATCGAATCCGACGACGCTGTTCCGCAACCACGCCAACCGTCTGAAGAACGCCGGCCTGTGA
- a CDS encoding FAD-dependent oxidoreductase, producing MPKTTLAHLLARLVAEEEAAAGLPSLPLLSRRQVLRGAAATLALGAVARPRRSMAQTPPRTAVVGAGLGGLCTAAALNEALLPLTVYEASDRIGGRTRTDTDSFTGGQFSEHCGEYIDWVHIQIRTLIRNFGLKVARSRRDQPAGAKPIFMLDGTPYLAKQARRDIKAVMKAARADRRAAKATTTYDEYTDAGQALDQISVWDWIDTRVPGGHGSPMGRLLDVVFTSELGLDTREQSALNAVYFLVNRPNPNGIGYLGRPDERFVCAGGVQRLVEALAGALPDGSVELNARLTAITRLDDGTYRLSFDGRDAVVVDRVALTLPFSVLRTIDFGAAGFDERKTAAINELGYGTGTKLTLQFTSRPWRKKGPWGSPNVARILSDAGFQSTWEETRGQKGSEGILACVSGGSAGAALGDTSPAGVRAAAEAFLARLETVLPGVAATWNGRATLSAPAEDPLQRGSVSCHRVGQYVKFRGVEAERSGNCHFAGEHTSLDYRGTMEGAAVEGVRCGLEIIGDFAGKTGT from the coding sequence GTGCCGAAGACCACGCTCGCCCACCTCCTGGCGCGACTCGTCGCCGAGGAGGAGGCGGCTGCGGGCCTGCCGTCCCTGCCGCTGCTGTCGCGGCGGCAGGTGCTGCGGGGCGCGGCGGCCACGCTCGCGCTCGGCGCCGTCGCTCGTCCGCGGCGCAGCATGGCGCAGACACCCCCGCGTACCGCCGTCGTCGGGGCCGGGCTCGGCGGCCTCTGCACCGCGGCGGCGCTCAACGAGGCGCTGCTGCCGCTCACCGTGTACGAAGCGTCCGACCGCATCGGCGGTCGCACGCGCACCGACACCGACTCCTTCACCGGTGGTCAGTTCAGCGAGCACTGCGGCGAGTACATCGATTGGGTGCACATCCAGATCCGGACGCTGATCCGCAACTTCGGCCTCAAGGTGGCGCGGTCGCGGCGCGACCAGCCCGCCGGGGCGAAGCCGATCTTCATGCTCGACGGCACGCCCTACCTGGCGAAGCAGGCGCGGCGCGACATCAAGGCCGTGATGAAGGCCGCGCGCGCGGATCGGCGCGCGGCGAAGGCGACGACGACGTACGACGAGTACACCGACGCCGGTCAGGCGCTCGACCAGATCAGCGTCTGGGATTGGATCGACACGCGCGTCCCCGGCGGGCACGGGTCGCCCATGGGGCGGCTGCTCGACGTCGTCTTCACCAGCGAGCTCGGGCTCGACACGCGGGAGCAGAGCGCGCTCAACGCGGTCTACTTCCTCGTCAACCGGCCGAACCCCAACGGCATCGGCTATCTCGGCCGGCCGGACGAGCGCTTCGTCTGCGCCGGCGGCGTGCAGCGACTGGTCGAGGCGCTCGCCGGCGCGCTGCCCGACGGCAGCGTCGAGCTGAACGCGCGGCTCACGGCCATCACGCGGTTGGACGACGGCACCTATCGCCTCTCGTTCGACGGCCGCGACGCCGTCGTCGTCGATCGCGTCGCGCTGACGCTGCCGTTCTCGGTCCTGCGCACGATCGACTTCGGCGCGGCGGGCTTCGACGAGCGCAAGACCGCCGCCATCAACGAGCTGGGCTACGGCACGGGCACCAAGCTGACGCTCCAGTTCACGTCGCGCCCCTGGCGCAAGAAAGGCCCATGGGGCAGCCCCAACGTGGCGCGCATCCTCAGCGACGCCGGCTTCCAGAGCACCTGGGAGGAGACGCGGGGGCAAAAGGGCAGCGAGGGCATCCTCGCGTGCGTGAGCGGCGGCTCGGCCGGCGCTGCGCTCGGCGACACGTCGCCGGCGGGCGTGCGGGCCGCCGCCGAGGCGTTCCTCGCCCGGCTCGAGACGGTGCTCCCCGGCGTTGCAGCGACGTGGAACGGCCGCGCCACGCTGTCGGCGCCGGCCGAGGATCCCCTCCAGCGCGGCTCGGTGTCCTGCCACCGCGTCGGACAGTACGTGAAGTTTCGCGGCGTCGAGGCGGAGCGCTCGGGCAACTGCCATTTCGCCGGCGAGCACACCTCGCTCGACTACCGGGGCACGATGGAGGGCGCCGCCGTCGAAGGCGTCCGCTGCGGGCTCGAGATCATCGGCGACTTCGCCGGCAAGACCGGCACCTGA
- a CDS encoding aldehyde dehydrogenase family protein, whose protein sequence is MTTTAQPLGDASDVRRYQLFINGKFVDAQSGKTFETIYPHDRSVQAVVAEGDKADIDAAVTAARACFDETWSTMLPQERAKHLHRMADLIEERAFDLARLESLDVGMPSFLATGMIMQAAEVFRYWAGWATKIHGFTSPSMQPGEFLGYTQREPLGVVGGITPWNGPFIMAAWKTAPALACGNTVVLKPAEHTPMTAMELARIAADAGLPAGALNVVPGFGPTAGAALAQHTGIEKIAFTGEHVTGRLVVQASVTNLKTVTLELGGKSPHIIFDDVDLDTAVANAMFGLFMNTGQICSAGTRLLVQQSMYDRFVEKLVERAKGIVVGDPLDFATRMGPLVSEEQLMKVKRYAEIGQREGAKLECGGGQPKDPALAKGFYFEPTIFSGVNNEMQIAQEEIFGPVGVVIPFSDEDDAVRIGNDVIYGLAAGVQTRDIKRAHRIAKKLQAGTVWINTWHKIESNSPFGGYKLSGYGRENGPTMIEHLTRLKQVWVDLNEFTMDLFAM, encoded by the coding sequence ATGACGACCACCGCCCAGCCGCTCGGCGACGCGTCCGACGTCCGTCGCTATCAGCTCTTCATCAACGGCAAGTTCGTCGACGCCCAGTCGGGCAAGACGTTCGAGACGATCTACCCGCACGATCGCTCGGTGCAGGCCGTGGTCGCCGAGGGCGACAAGGCCGACATCGACGCCGCCGTCACCGCGGCGCGCGCGTGCTTCGACGAGACGTGGTCGACGATGCTGCCGCAGGAGCGGGCGAAGCATCTCCACCGCATGGCCGACCTCATCGAGGAGCGCGCCTTCGACCTGGCGCGGCTCGAGTCGCTCGACGTCGGCATGCCGTCGTTCCTGGCGACCGGCATGATCATGCAGGCGGCCGAGGTGTTCCGGTACTGGGCCGGCTGGGCGACGAAGATCCACGGCTTCACCAGCCCGTCGATGCAGCCGGGCGAGTTCCTCGGCTACACCCAGCGCGAGCCGCTCGGGGTCGTCGGCGGTATCACGCCGTGGAACGGACCGTTCATCATGGCGGCGTGGAAGACGGCGCCGGCGCTGGCCTGCGGCAACACCGTCGTGCTGAAGCCCGCCGAGCACACGCCGATGACGGCGATGGAGCTGGCGCGCATCGCCGCCGACGCGGGGCTGCCCGCCGGCGCGCTCAACGTCGTCCCGGGCTTCGGCCCCACGGCCGGCGCCGCGCTCGCGCAGCACACCGGCATCGAGAAGATCGCCTTCACCGGCGAGCACGTGACCGGCCGTCTGGTCGTGCAGGCGTCGGTCACCAATCTCAAGACCGTGACGCTCGAGCTCGGCGGCAAGTCGCCGCACATCATCTTCGACGACGTCGACCTCGACACCGCCGTCGCCAACGCGATGTTCGGCCTCTTCATGAACACCGGGCAGATCTGCTCGGCCGGCACGCGGCTCCTGGTGCAGCAGTCGATGTACGACCGCTTCGTCGAGAAGCTGGTGGAGCGCGCGAAGGGCATCGTCGTCGGCGATCCGCTCGACTTCGCCACCCGCATGGGCCCGCTGGTCTCCGAGGAGCAGCTCATGAAGGTGAAGCGCTATGCCGAGATCGGCCAGCGCGAGGGCGCCAAGCTCGAGTGCGGCGGCGGCCAGCCGAAGGACCCGGCACTGGCGAAGGGCTTCTACTTCGAGCCGACGATCTTCAGCGGCGTGAACAACGAGATGCAGATCGCGCAGGAGGAGATCTTCGGGCCGGTGGGGGTCGTGATCCCGTTCAGCGACGAGGACGACGCCGTCCGCATCGGCAACGACGTCATCTACGGCCTCGCCGCGGGCGTGCAGACGCGCGACATCAAGCGCGCGCACCGCATCGCGAAGAAGCTCCAGGCGGGCACGGTCTGGATCAACACCTGGCACAAGATCGAGAGCAACTCGCCGTTCGGCGGCTACAAGCTCTCGGGCTACGGCCGCGAGAACGGGCCGACGATGATCGAGCATCTGACCCGCCTGAAGCAGGTCTGGGTGGACTTGAACGAGTTCACCATGGACCTCTTCGCGATGTAG
- a CDS encoding ester cyclase — protein MSHPNDVLVRRWFEEVWNQRRLASIDELADPDCVGHSENGRLEGIDAWRAMFDAFIAAMPDLRATVEDVLVDGDRVSVRWSFTGTHTAALQDIPPTNRAIHARGTTWFRVADGRLVEAWDTWNQGALLASLARRA, from the coding sequence ATGAGCCACCCGAACGACGTCCTCGTCCGCCGTTGGTTCGAGGAGGTGTGGAACCAGCGTCGCCTCGCCTCCATCGACGAGCTGGCCGACCCGGACTGCGTCGGCCACTCGGAGAACGGCCGTCTCGAGGGCATCGACGCCTGGCGCGCGATGTTCGACGCCTTCATCGCCGCGATGCCGGACCTCAGGGCGACCGTGGAGGACGTCCTCGTCGACGGCGACCGCGTCTCGGTGCGCTGGAGCTTCACGGGCACGCACACCGCCGCGTTGCAGGACATCCCGCCCACGAACCGCGCCATCCACGCGCGCGGCACCACCTGGTTCCGCGTCGCCGACGGTCGCCTGGTCGAGGCCTGGGACACCTGGAACCAGGGCGCGCTGCTCGCGAGCCTGGCGCGCCGGGCGTAG
- a CDS encoding cytochrome P450: MPAAAQVHPYGADLSSPDTFVEGVPHETFRRLRAEAPVFWHPDTSPPRAAELARAGRGFWVLTKHADVWKVSLDAKTFSSERGTALLPEFTEEEMVPQRELMLNMDPPRHTKHRRLVNMGFSPKVLNQAEIAIRSRAKAIVDAVARRGTCDFVTEVAAELPLQVIVEMLGVPHEDRHKFFEWSNTMVGAEDPEYATSPEVGQMAMMQLFAYANELAVDRKACPREDLTTLLLQAQVDGEHLTESQYDSFVMLLSVAGNETTRNLISGGMLALFDHPEQRARLQRDPSLLPTAVEEMLRWVSPVMAFRRTAQKDTEVRGVRIREGDRVWIWYASANRDEEVFPDADVFDVGRTPNDHLGFGIGPHFCLGSHLARMEIRIMFEEVLRRLPDIQLDGEVQRLRSNFINGVKHIPVRFTPER, from the coding sequence ATGCCCGCCGCCGCGCAGGTCCATCCGTACGGGGCCGACCTCTCGAGCCCCGACACCTTCGTCGAGGGAGTGCCCCACGAGACCTTCCGCCGCCTGCGCGCCGAGGCGCCCGTCTTCTGGCATCCCGACACCAGTCCGCCCCGGGCCGCCGAGCTCGCGCGCGCGGGGCGTGGGTTTTGGGTGCTGACCAAGCACGCCGACGTCTGGAAGGTGTCGCTCGACGCCAAGACCTTCTCGTCCGAGCGCGGCACCGCGCTCCTCCCGGAGTTCACCGAGGAAGAGATGGTCCCCCAGCGCGAGCTGATGCTGAACATGGACCCGCCACGGCACACCAAGCACCGCCGGCTGGTCAACATGGGCTTCTCGCCGAAGGTCCTGAACCAGGCCGAGATCGCGATCCGCAGCCGCGCCAAGGCGATCGTCGACGCCGTCGCCAGGCGCGGCACCTGCGACTTCGTCACCGAGGTCGCCGCGGAGCTGCCCCTCCAGGTCATCGTCGAGATGCTCGGCGTGCCGCACGAGGATCGCCACAAGTTCTTCGAGTGGAGCAACACGATGGTCGGGGCCGAGGACCCCGAGTACGCCACCAGCCCCGAGGTCGGGCAGATGGCGATGATGCAGCTCTTCGCCTACGCGAACGAGCTGGCCGTCGACCGCAAGGCGTGCCCGCGCGAGGACCTGACGACGCTGCTCCTCCAGGCCCAGGTCGACGGCGAGCACCTCACCGAGTCGCAGTACGACTCGTTCGTGATGCTGCTGTCGGTCGCCGGCAACGAGACGACGCGCAACCTCATCTCGGGCGGCATGCTGGCGCTCTTCGACCATCCCGAGCAGCGCGCGCGCCTCCAGCGCGATCCGTCGCTCCTGCCGACGGCGGTCGAGGAGATGCTGCGCTGGGTGTCGCCGGTGATGGCCTTCCGCCGCACGGCGCAGAAGGACACCGAGGTCCGCGGCGTGCGGATTCGCGAGGGCGACCGCGTCTGGATCTGGTACGCGTCGGCGAATCGCGACGAGGAGGTCTTCCCCGACGCCGACGTCTTCGACGTCGGCCGCACGCCCAACGACCACCTCGGCTTCGGCATCGGGCCGCACTTCTGCCTCGGCTCGCACCTCGCCCGCATGGAGATCCGGATCATGTTCGAGGAGGTGCTGCGACGCCTGCCCGACATCCAGCTCGACGGCGAGGTGCAGCGGCTGCGCTCGAACTTCATCAACGGCGTGAAGCACATCCCCGTGCGCTTCACGCCCGAGCGCTGA